Proteins encoded within one genomic window of Synechococcus sp. PCC 7335:
- a CDS encoding DCC1-like thiol-disulfide oxidoreductase family protein — MALTIVLAVFTEKSDADSSIIALQTSPFLNGLLALLVSVLGLLLLVGYRTRLVSVLCFLACGLATLLGVGQFGLISGVLLPILFWSCFLPLGAAYSLDSAMNTAKVLLPPAIVSGATVVLMVQHSLNYWLPKALFWSTLVETTEPGAVGNIRSLLWVIGLLSPLFVLISLRLNSHRSVLVAVFVCIHVIAILALGQPTVLHLLAIALWTIYLPYSFWEALAEYVSNPARQGISIYYDADCGFCKKVVHVLRTLLVLPSAPLATAQSDPSICADMESYNSWVVVDWQQKRHFKFEAIAYICSLSPVFQVVAPILRWQPVMNVGTRFYEAIANNRRKAGLLTKPLTFHASPITSSRLENWIVGLCSVTYFASRLPLLIEAFKLSP; from the coding sequence ATGGCGCTGACGATTGTTCTAGCAGTATTCACCGAGAAAAGTGACGCCGACTCATCGATAATCGCACTTCAAACTTCGCCCTTTTTGAACGGTCTCTTAGCGTTATTGGTCAGCGTTCTGGGGCTGCTGCTACTAGTGGGCTACCGCACTAGGCTGGTGTCGGTTCTTTGTTTTCTCGCCTGCGGTCTAGCTACTCTCCTGGGCGTTGGGCAGTTCGGGTTGATTAGTGGAGTCCTGTTGCCGATTTTGTTCTGGAGCTGCTTCTTACCGTTGGGAGCGGCGTATTCGCTCGACAGCGCTATGAATACAGCAAAAGTTTTACTGCCCCCCGCCATTGTTTCTGGTGCTACGGTCGTGCTTATGGTTCAGCACAGCCTCAACTATTGGCTACCTAAAGCGCTGTTTTGGTCAACACTTGTTGAGACCACAGAACCTGGAGCAGTTGGGAACATCCGTAGCCTACTCTGGGTTATAGGACTTTTGTCGCCTTTGTTTGTGCTGATTTCTCTGCGTCTGAACTCCCATCGTTCTGTCTTAGTCGCGGTGTTCGTTTGTATCCACGTGATCGCGATCTTAGCCTTGGGTCAGCCAACAGTATTGCACCTGTTGGCGATCGCCCTTTGGACAATCTATCTTCCCTATTCCTTTTGGGAAGCTTTGGCGGAGTACGTCAGCAACCCAGCGCGGCAAGGAATATCAATCTACTACGATGCGGATTGCGGATTTTGCAAGAAGGTTGTTCACGTTCTGCGGACGCTCTTGGTTTTGCCTAGTGCGCCACTGGCCACCGCGCAAAGTGATCCTTCTATCTGCGCAGATATGGAAAGCTACAACTCTTGGGTGGTGGTTGACTGGCAGCAGAAGCGCCACTTTAAGTTTGAAGCGATCGCATACATATGCAGCCTGTCTCCCGTCTTTCAAGTGGTAGCGCCTATTCTGAGATGGCAACCTGTAATGAACGTGGGGACACGCTTTTACGAGGCGATCGCCAACAATCGCAGAAAGGCTGGTTTGCTGACGAAACCGCTAACGTTTCACGCTAGTCCTATAACATCGTCTCGGCTAGAGAACTGGATAGTTGGTCTGTGTTCTGTAACCTACTTTGCATCGCGTTTGCCCCTGTTGATTGAAGCGTTCAAGCTCTCGCCCTAA
- a CDS encoding cobalamin-binding protein, with product MSRTDLRIVSLIPSATEIVAALGYEDCLVGRSHECDYPSSVQALPVCTEPKFDPVGTSGEIHRRVTDLLSSALSVYRVKTEVLAKLRPTHIITQAQCEVCAVSLSDVEQAVMELVESKNREAGSPIQIVSLQPERLADLWTDMTRVASALNSSSERRAAAEQTIAQLKERLSAIKLEPSLEETLPTVACIEWTAPLMAAGNWVPELVGIAGGSDCLGKAGQHSNWISWEDLLAANPDIIIVLPCGYDLLQTRKATEEMSKHAYWQQLKAVKSQDVYITDGNQYFNRPGPRLVESGEILTEIIQKLPVDPRRQPTGWQNWYGRDC from the coding sequence ATGAGCCGCACTGATTTACGTATCGTGTCTTTGATCCCAAGCGCTACAGAGATTGTTGCGGCACTAGGCTACGAAGATTGTTTGGTTGGGCGATCGCATGAATGTGATTATCCTTCTAGCGTACAAGCGCTGCCGGTCTGCACCGAACCTAAATTCGATCCTGTCGGGACTAGTGGCGAAATTCATCGGCGCGTTACTGATCTACTCAGCTCAGCACTCAGCGTCTACAGAGTTAAAACAGAAGTTCTTGCGAAGCTGCGCCCCACCCATATTATTACCCAAGCCCAATGCGAAGTCTGTGCCGTTAGCCTTAGCGATGTAGAGCAAGCTGTTATGGAACTTGTCGAATCAAAAAATAGGGAAGCAGGTTCGCCAATTCAGATCGTCTCGCTACAGCCTGAACGACTTGCAGACCTGTGGACAGACATGACACGAGTCGCTTCTGCACTCAATAGTTCCTCTGAAAGGAGAGCCGCCGCCGAGCAAACTATCGCTCAGCTAAAAGAGCGTTTGTCTGCAATCAAACTAGAGCCTTCACTCGAAGAGACCTTACCGACGGTAGCTTGTATCGAGTGGACTGCTCCGCTGATGGCTGCGGGTAATTGGGTTCCAGAACTTGTCGGCATAGCGGGCGGTTCAGACTGCCTTGGCAAAGCAGGCCAGCATTCCAACTGGATAAGCTGGGAGGATCTTCTCGCCGCCAACCCAGATATCATTATCGTTTTGCCCTGTGGCTACGATCTTCTCCAAACCCGCAAGGCCACTGAGGAGATGTCCAAGCACGCTTACTGGCAGCAGCTAAAGGCCGTCAAATCTCAAGACGTATACATAACAGATGGCAATCAATACTTCAATCGGCCAGGTCCTCGTCTAGTCGAATCAGGCGAAATTCTGACAGAAATCATTCAAAAACTGCCTGTAGATCCAAGGCGACAGCCTACAGGTTGGCAGAACTGGTATGGTAGAGACTGCTAA
- the psb35 gene encoding photosystem II assembly protein Psb35: MYLLMQEGVAEATGGVPYSLFLNIVGVVGFIAAVGIGSVAWYNSKRPTGWEGNERPDIVPEIKKD; this comes from the coding sequence ATGTATCTACTGATGCAAGAAGGAGTAGCTGAGGCTACAGGTGGTGTGCCTTATTCTTTGTTTTTAAACATTGTAGGTGTTGTTGGATTCATAGCAGCCGTAGGAATTGGATCGGTCGCGTGGTACAACTCCAAGCGTCCCACCGGATGGGAAGGTAATGAACGTCCTGATATCGTGCCAGAAATCAAAAAAGACTAG
- a CDS encoding Calvin cycle protein CP12 — MNTVAIAQTTLPTVELQPRIPVSTFENRLKAALEHARRLTEMHGYYSTEVAIAWETVEELETAKSRLPIPSCQASFDDYCAENPEALECRSYDC; from the coding sequence ATGAACACTGTTGCTATTGCGCAAACAACGCTTCCAACTGTTGAACTACAGCCTCGCATCCCTGTATCTACTTTCGAGAACCGTCTGAAAGCCGCTTTAGAACACGCCCGCCGTCTGACTGAAATGCATGGTTACTATAGTACTGAAGTAGCGATCGCTTGGGAGACGGTGGAGGAGCTAGAGACTGCCAAATCACGTTTACCTATCCCGTCATGTCAGGCTTCTTTTGACGACTACTGCGCCGAAAATCCCGAGGCACTTGAGTGCCGAAGCTATGATTGCTAG
- a CDS encoding diflavin flavoprotein codes for MVALVDTSRLDTSDSLTLHPVPSCPRLTLQTAEIAADTTALRCLDWDRNRFDIEFELKNGTTYNSFLIRGEKTALVDTSHSKFRQQYVEYILRNVDPQALTYLIVNHTEPDHSGLIEDILAWAPHIVVVGSKVAIQFLTNMIHQPFNTLVVKSGHTLDLGKGHELSFVSAPNLHWPDTIFTYDSLTRVLYTCDVFGMHYCDDMLLDESPHLLQEDFQYYYDCLMGPNARSVLMALKRIAKFPVDLIATGHGPLLKHHREAWVEQYRSWSENQAKAETFVALFYMEDYGHSDRIVKVIAEGITKAGVDVELVEMSVADAHEVRALANSANGIVIGMPPQQEQGVAMHPALSTLLTSVSQNQSVGLFETGGGRDEPIYPLRNQLQAIGLKEAFTPIVIKQIPNEVTDQICSEAGVDLAHQLTRDKTIRRSKQIDSNLNRALGRLSGGLYIVTAQKGDVSGALLASWVMQASFEPLGIAISVAKDRAIESILQSGDHFVLNILEEGHYQPLMKHFLKRFAPGADRFEGIETYPATNGAPILAKALAYIECDITCRYECSDHMIVYATVQAGRVAKREGLTAVHHRKAGNHY; via the coding sequence ATGGTTGCATTAGTTGATACCTCTCGTCTTGATACCTCCGATTCGCTTACATTGCATCCAGTCCCGTCTTGTCCACGCCTCACGCTTCAGACTGCTGAGATTGCTGCCGATACAACAGCCTTACGTTGTCTTGACTGGGATCGAAACAGATTCGATATCGAGTTTGAACTCAAAAACGGCACGACTTACAACTCTTTTCTTATTCGTGGTGAAAAGACTGCACTGGTTGACACTTCCCATAGCAAGTTTCGCCAGCAGTATGTGGAGTACATTCTCCGAAATGTTGATCCGCAAGCACTTACCTACCTAATTGTGAATCATACCGAGCCAGATCACAGCGGCCTGATTGAAGATATCTTGGCTTGGGCACCTCACATTGTTGTTGTAGGCTCTAAAGTAGCCATTCAGTTTCTGACGAACATGATTCACCAGCCCTTCAATACGTTGGTGGTCAAGAGCGGTCATACATTAGATTTAGGAAAAGGGCATGAGCTGTCGTTTGTATCTGCGCCAAACTTGCATTGGCCGGATACTATTTTCACTTATGATTCACTAACTCGTGTGCTCTACACCTGCGACGTATTTGGAATGCACTATTGCGACGATATGCTTCTAGATGAGTCGCCTCATCTACTCCAGGAAGATTTTCAATATTACTATGATTGTCTCATGGGTCCAAATGCTCGCTCGGTGCTGATGGCGCTTAAGCGAATTGCTAAGTTCCCTGTTGATCTGATTGCGACTGGACATGGCCCTTTGCTAAAACACCATCGAGAAGCGTGGGTCGAACAGTATCGTAGTTGGAGTGAGAATCAAGCTAAAGCTGAGACATTTGTTGCACTGTTCTATATGGAAGACTATGGGCATAGCGATCGCATCGTCAAAGTGATCGCTGAGGGCATTACCAAAGCGGGCGTTGATGTAGAGCTTGTTGAAATGTCTGTTGCTGATGCTCATGAAGTGCGAGCCTTAGCGAATAGTGCCAATGGTATCGTGATAGGTATGCCGCCTCAGCAAGAACAAGGCGTTGCCATGCATCCTGCTTTAAGCACGTTGTTAACTTCTGTAAGTCAAAACCAATCTGTTGGTCTGTTCGAGACAGGCGGCGGCCGTGATGAACCTATCTATCCCCTGCGCAATCAACTCCAGGCGATAGGCCTAAAAGAAGCCTTTACCCCTATCGTCATCAAGCAGATCCCCAACGAAGTGACCGATCAAATCTGTAGCGAAGCTGGCGTTGATTTGGCCCATCAGCTAACGAGAGACAAAACAATCAGACGAAGCAAACAAATTGACTCCAATTTGAACAGAGCCTTAGGACGGCTCAGCGGCGGTCTCTACATTGTGACTGCCCAAAAGGGCGATGTCTCTGGTGCTTTACTTGCATCTTGGGTCATGCAGGCTAGTTTTGAACCTTTGGGGATTGCCATATCTGTTGCCAAAGATCGAGCAATTGAATCCATCTTACAAAGTGGCGATCACTTCGTACTCAATATTCTAGAAGAAGGCCACTATCAACCGCTGATGAAACACTTTCTCAAGCGGTTTGCACCAGGCGCAGATCGATTTGAGGGGATAGAAACCTATCCAGCAACAAACGGCGCTCCTATTTTGGCAAAAGCCCTAGCTTATATAGAATGCGATATCACCTGCCGATATGAATGTAGCGACCACATGATTGTCTATGCCACCGTACAAGCCGGGCGAGTTGCCAAAAGAGAAGGACTCACAGCAGTTCATCACCGTAAAGCAGGCAACCACTACTAA
- a CDS encoding diflavin flavoprotein, translating to MLLPIAQSPPSTTHLDHASSAQSFATESSPSPAHDVQIASIGAETTVLRSRAWERLKFEVEYSRRQGTTANAYLIQSDRTALIDPPGASFTSIFLQAIQPYLEETPLDYIVVSHVNPNRMVTLAALLEQQPEAVIICSRPAAQAIEAAFPNGVANGKQVRIQPILPPLFNLDLGRGHCLQLLTIPTPRWPDGLCTYDPLSQTLFSDKLFGVHICDESLFDEQWRSLEADRRYYFDCLHATQTKQVEAALDHIDRLTLKCLAPGHGSLVRYSLSRLKDDYRLWCHQQRQQTLKVALLYASAYGNTATLASAIAQGLIHSDVAVELINCESVEQAELTRIVESSDGFIIGSPTLAGHAPVQIQTALGTVLSSAVKTKLAGVFGSYGWSGEAIDMLEQKLRDHNYRLGFETLRVRFSPQPETLQACAEAGIQFAQQLRKQKKKQVPRQAITEVQAGRTEQAVGRIVGSISVLTTRQGDHHSGLLVTWVSQATFSPPGIMMAIASNDAAQYLGQPDTPFVLNLLKEGRSLRRHFQPSSQSVSQSTSDFSQVEHRVADNGCLILDGALSYLECTVQGHIDCGDHHIVYAVVDAGDVLAAEGITAIQHRKSGSQY from the coding sequence ATGCTGTTACCAATCGCTCAATCTCCACCATCTACAACACACTTAGATCATGCGTCTTCAGCTCAATCATTCGCAACAGAATCTTCTCCATCGCCTGCACATGATGTGCAAATCGCTTCTATCGGGGCAGAGACAACTGTTCTAAGATCGCGTGCTTGGGAAAGACTCAAATTCGAGGTAGAGTATAGCCGCCGTCAGGGTACTACCGCTAATGCCTATCTCATCCAAAGTGATCGCACAGCCTTGATCGATCCGCCTGGAGCATCTTTTACGTCTATCTTTCTTCAGGCCATTCAGCCTTATTTAGAAGAAACGCCACTCGATTATATTGTCGTTAGCCACGTCAATCCTAACCGGATGGTCACGCTAGCGGCTCTGCTAGAGCAACAGCCTGAAGCGGTCATCATCTGTTCTCGTCCTGCTGCGCAAGCAATTGAAGCGGCGTTTCCTAACGGAGTTGCCAATGGGAAGCAGGTTCGAATCCAACCTATCTTGCCACCGTTGTTTAATTTAGACTTGGGCCGGGGGCACTGCCTGCAGCTTCTCACGATTCCCACGCCTCGGTGGCCAGATGGACTGTGTACTTATGATCCACTGAGCCAAACACTCTTTAGTGACAAACTGTTTGGCGTTCACATATGTGATGAATCACTATTCGATGAGCAGTGGCGATCGCTAGAAGCCGATCGGCGCTACTATTTTGACTGTCTTCACGCCACCCAAACAAAACAGGTAGAGGCCGCTCTAGATCATATCGATCGGCTCACACTCAAGTGCTTAGCGCCTGGGCACGGCTCGCTAGTACGCTATAGTCTTAGCCGATTAAAGGATGACTACCGGCTCTGGTGTCACCAGCAACGCCAACAAACTCTAAAGGTAGCTCTGCTCTACGCTTCGGCCTATGGCAATACTGCCACACTAGCGAGCGCGATCGCTCAAGGCCTCATCCATTCTGATGTTGCCGTTGAACTGATCAACTGTGAATCGGTTGAACAAGCAGAACTCACTCGCATTGTCGAATCGAGCGATGGCTTTATCATTGGTTCGCCGACCCTAGCTGGACATGCACCTGTGCAGATTCAAACTGCGCTAGGGACGGTACTATCCTCAGCGGTTAAAACTAAGCTCGCGGGTGTATTTGGCTCATACGGTTGGAGCGGAGAAGCCATTGACATGCTTGAGCAAAAGCTAAGAGACCATAACTATCGGCTTGGCTTCGAGACGCTTCGAGTTCGCTTTAGTCCTCAACCGGAAACGCTACAGGCTTGCGCTGAAGCTGGCATTCAGTTTGCCCAACAGCTTAGAAAGCAGAAGAAAAAGCAAGTCCCTCGACAGGCTATCACTGAAGTGCAAGCTGGGCGTACCGAGCAGGCAGTAGGTCGAATTGTCGGATCTATCAGCGTGCTGACTACGCGCCAAGGCGATCACCATAGCGGTCTGCTGGTAACTTGGGTATCACAAGCTACGTTCAGCCCACCCGGTATTATGATGGCGATCGCTTCAAACGATGCCGCCCAGTACCTAGGTCAGCCAGATACTCCATTTGTACTCAATCTTCTCAAGGAAGGGCGATCGCTCAGACGGCATTTTCAGCCCAGCAGCCAAAGCGTTTCGCAATCAACCAGTGACTTTAGCCAGGTCGAACACCGAGTCGCCGATAACGGCTGTTTGATTTTAGATGGGGCGTTATCGTATCTAGAATGTACGGTCCAAGGCCATATAGACTGCGGCGATCACCATATCGTCTATGCAGTTGTCGATGCTGGAGACGTGCTGGCAGCCGAAGGCATAACGGCTATCCAACACCGAAAATCAGGTAGTCAATACTGA
- a CDS encoding anthranilate phosphoribosyltransferase family protein translates to MSNRLTDEQHILFRDLLKKVGSGTHTSKSLSREEAADATEMMLQQAATPAQIGAFMIAHRIKRPTPIELAGMLDSYDALGPRLKAIDSVYPVTVFCNPYDGRSRTAPINPLTALILVAADAPVILHGSGRMPTKHGLPLIEVFNAIGLDWTALSTLEQLQTVFAQTGLGFVYQPIFFPLAEALVDYREQIGKRPTLATVEIMWSPYSGRQNVVSGYVHPPTEERTQVAFTERGINLFTTVKGLEGSCDVARDRTAIISLNQLEAGKLKTERLLLHPKDYGFEGSDPAIPSLERLWLDYQAAIAGRTNEISCSAIWNSGFYLWRASRVSSIEQGFELARSMLESGAVEEKLQQIKLALDTQTTQACLVAL, encoded by the coding sequence ATGAGCAACCGACTAACGGATGAACAGCATATTTTGTTTAGAGATCTGCTTAAGAAAGTAGGCAGTGGAACTCACACGTCGAAGTCTTTGAGCCGAGAAGAGGCAGCAGATGCGACTGAAATGATGTTGCAACAGGCCGCAACGCCTGCACAGATCGGAGCGTTCATGATTGCCCATCGAATTAAGCGCCCAACTCCTATTGAGCTAGCAGGTATGCTCGATAGCTATGACGCGCTTGGACCTAGGCTGAAGGCAATCGATAGTGTGTATCCAGTCACTGTCTTTTGTAATCCTTATGATGGGCGATCGCGCACCGCTCCAATCAATCCACTCACCGCTCTGATCTTAGTAGCCGCCGATGCGCCGGTTATTCTTCATGGCAGCGGCAGAATGCCTACCAAACACGGTCTACCTTTGATCGAGGTTTTCAATGCAATTGGCCTCGATTGGACAGCTTTATCTACCCTCGAACAGCTACAAACCGTTTTTGCTCAGACAGGATTAGGATTTGTCTATCAGCCTATTTTCTTTCCTTTAGCTGAAGCGTTAGTTGACTATCGCGAGCAAATTGGCAAAAGGCCAACGCTAGCGACTGTTGAAATTATGTGGTCACCTTATAGCGGTCGTCAAAATGTAGTCAGCGGCTACGTTCATCCACCGACTGAAGAAAGAACACAAGTTGCCTTTACTGAGCGAGGGATTAATCTTTTTACAACCGTAAAAGGACTAGAAGGCAGCTGTGATGTGGCTCGCGATCGCACGGCTATCATCAGTCTCAATCAGCTAGAAGCCGGAAAACTAAAAACTGAACGCCTTTTACTTCACCCAAAAGACTATGGCTTTGAGGGTAGCGACCCAGCTATCCCTTCCCTTGAAAGACTATGGCTAGACTATCAAGCCGCGATCGCCGGAAGAACGAATGAGATTAGCTGCTCTGCAATTTGGAACAGCGGCTTTTACCTCTGGCGAGCTAGCCGAGTAAGCAGCATAGAACAAGGGTTTGAGCTAGCAAGGTCAATGCTAGAAAGCGGAGCTGTAGAAGAGAAACTACAACAGATTAAGTTGGCCTTAGATACTCAAACCACTCAGGCGTGCTTGGTTGCGCTTTGA
- a CDS encoding LysR family transcriptional regulator, with the protein MRLEQLQAFLAVADTGSFQAAARQCSVTQSTISRQVRSIEEDLGVPLFHRAGQVKLTLAGDSLKPRAIRICKEWTQAQQEIEDLVNGKQTELCVSGIHSVCAYLLPPIVTQFCQSHPNVQLRITALGSDRALKVLRDGLVDISIVMHNPLLTSNQEMVVTPLYEEPIELLMAAGHPLSEHDVVPWSEIARFPQVVFKDGYGMQRVVQSQFREYGQELKVALELNTLDAFRGVVRQGELIALLPQSALTESRHDPDLVVRPIGAPALSRKVVMVTTHDRLMIPPIQQFCELVSQQVAKRFRDIDKMATESGPHSASLDAEQPALTSVRMPEGNRFLSKLPS; encoded by the coding sequence ATGCGTTTAGAACAGTTGCAGGCTTTCTTGGCGGTTGCCGATACGGGTAGCTTTCAAGCGGCCGCTCGTCAATGTAGTGTGACTCAATCGACAATCAGCCGCCAGGTGCGCTCTATTGAAGAAGATCTGGGCGTACCGCTATTTCATCGAGCGGGACAGGTCAAGCTGACGCTAGCGGGCGATAGCCTAAAGCCTAGGGCGATTCGTATCTGTAAGGAATGGACGCAGGCTCAGCAAGAAATCGAAGACCTTGTGAATGGTAAGCAGACTGAATTGTGTGTTTCAGGCATTCATTCTGTCTGTGCTTACCTGCTGCCGCCGATTGTGACTCAATTTTGTCAGAGCCATCCTAACGTACAGCTACGGATCACTGCACTAGGAAGCGATCGCGCGCTCAAAGTCCTCCGCGATGGCCTAGTCGACATCTCGATTGTCATGCATAATCCGCTACTAACAAGCAACCAAGAAATGGTTGTCACGCCGCTGTATGAAGAGCCTATAGAGCTATTGATGGCCGCTGGACATCCTTTGTCTGAACATGATGTCGTGCCCTGGTCTGAGATTGCTCGTTTTCCGCAAGTGGTGTTTAAAGATGGCTATGGTATGCAGCGCGTTGTGCAAAGTCAGTTTAGAGAGTACGGACAAGAACTCAAGGTTGCCTTAGAGCTTAATACCCTAGACGCGTTTCGTGGGGTCGTTCGTCAAGGGGAACTAATCGCACTTTTGCCACAGTCAGCGCTAACTGAAAGCCGTCACGATCCCGATTTGGTAGTCCGCCCGATTGGGGCACCCGCCCTATCGCGAAAAGTTGTCATGGTCACGACTCATGACCGGCTGATGATTCCACCCATACAACAATTTTGTGAGCTGGTTTCCCAGCAGGTAGCTAAGCGCTTCAGGGACATCGATAAGATGGCTACAGAGAGCGGCCCACACTCTGCTTCTTTGGATGCTGAGCAACCGGCGCTAACTAGCGTTAGGATGCCTGAAGGCAATCGCTTTCTTTCCAAGCTGCCTTCTTAG